The Thermodesulfobacterium sp. TA1 sequence AGCCAGTTTTTTGGCTTCTGCCTTGGAGGTTTGAGGAAGAACTATGATAAATTCTTCACCTCCCCAGCGTCCTACCATATCCATTTCTCTTGTATTTTCTTTAAGCAATTTGGCTATTTTTTGAAGTGCTAAATCCCCGCTAAAATGACCAAATCTATCGTTTATAGTCTTAAAGTCATCAAGGTCTAAAAGTATGATAGAAAGGTTGCCCCCTTTTCTTTTCCAAAGGTTAAACTCTTTTTTTAAAAATTCTTGCACACACATCCGGTTGTAAACCTTGGTAAGATAGTCGGTATAGGATATTTCTTTTAGTTTGTTTATAAGGTAAAGATTAATGAAATAGAAAGAAAAGTTAGTAAGCATTTTCTTTAAGTTTTCTTTTTCCAGGTCATTAAAAGGACTCTTTCTTATAAGACTAAAAACCCCAACTACTCTACCTTCTAAAATCAAAGGATAACAGAAGAAGTAGATGTTTTGTTCGTTTTTTAAAATTGGACAAAATGTTTCCTTATGTTCTATCAAAGTACCTGTTCGGTAGGCTTTACATTCGTTTATGTTGCCCTCTACACATCCTTTCCATAAAACTTTGTCTCCTTGGACTTCAATCGACAGGATTTCTCCTGTTTCAGCGTTTATTTCTATAAACTGTAAGGTATCTATAAAATCAAGCAGATATTTATAAAGCACAGATAAGGCTTCTTCTTTAGACTTGCAAAGGCTTAGCTCTCGGTTTAAATTTTCTATCTGATAGATAGGTTTAACCTTGCTTGATATTACTACATAAGGTTTGTCAAGGGTAATTTTAAAAACATAAGTTTCTACAGGTATTTTGTCTCCGTTTTTGGTAAGATAAAGCCTCTCACTTTTTATTTCTTTTCCTTCTTTTACCACCATATTAAGGTTTGTTTTTATTTGCTGATAAGGTAGGTAAACGAGGTCATAGATAGTTTTTTGGTTTATCTCTTCTTGATTATACCCAAGAATAGATAAAACCATCTGGTTGTAAAACCTAAAAGTTCCGTCTTCAGGGTCTACTACTAAAATCATACTATCTATCGAGTTGATCAAGGTTTTTATGACTTCTATCTGAGTTTGCAAATCGGTTAAAAAACGATGATTTTGGGTAATGTCTCTTAAAATTAGATGGATTTTTCCTTCCCCTTCAACCTGAAGTTTAAGATAAGAACCTGAAGCTTCAAAAATCTGTCCTTTAAGGGTTTTTATCGGTTCTTTATGGACCTTGTTTAATTTTTTTAACTTCCCGAACAACCGATACCAATCTTCTTGGTCGAAGACTTCATACACACTTTTTTCATTTATCTGTTCTCCCAAAAGTTCTTGGGCTTTGGCACTTCCCCAGTAGACGACCTGGTCATATCCTAAGTCTAAAATTTCAAGCACTACCTCAGGTAAGATATAGAGTAAATCTTTGGCTTGTTTAAATTTGTTTTCTATATAAGAACTATAAGTTTCTTTTGCCATAGACAATAAATCCCTAGTAGAAAGGAGACCTATTGCCCTTTCCTCTTCATCAACCACTACCAAATGATTAACCCCGCATGCCTTGAACTTGATTTTTACATAGGATATTGGCTCGTTTTTAGAAACGGTATAAACTTTTTTTAAGGCGATGTTGCGCAATTTTTCTGAAAGGTTTTTTAGCTCAAAATTAAAGATAAAATCTTTTTCTGTCAGTATTCCTACCGTCTTTCCCGTATCTTCAAGAATAGGAACAGCACCGATGTTTTTTTCTACCATCAAATTCAAGGCATCTTGTAAGGTATGGTCTGGGCTAAGGTAATAAAAAGGTTTGTTTTTGATAAAATGTCCTGCAGTTATTTCTTTTTTAAAAAGGTCTGGGTCTAAAATTTCAAAAATATCTTTGTGAGTTATTACGCCCCTATAGTTTCCCTTTTGGTCTACTACTATCAATCGCCTTATTCCATATTCTATCATAATGGTGAGTGGTATAGCTAAAGGCCTGTCTTCACGAATTTTTACTAAGTTTTTTTGTGCATACATCCGTACCTTTTCATCTAAGGAAACCCCTGCAGCTAAACATCTTATCAGGTCTCTTTCGGTAAAAATACCGGTAGGAAAGTGATTTTCCAGAAGGATTACAAAGGTCTCTCCGGTTTGATTCATCTTTTCTATTAATTCTTGAAAAGTCGTATTAACGGTGATGGTTAGAGCAGACCTTGGGATTAAACAGGCCAAAAGTTCAGTAAAAACCATTTTTTAATCCCTCTTTTTTAAAATAATATCTCTTACCAAACTTTGGACCTCGTTACAATCTATCCCAGATTTTATCAAAAACCTAACATTTTTATAAGGATGTTTGTTTAAAAGTTCTTCTACCTTAGACTCTGCTGAGATTAAAATTACAGGGATTTTTGAGTTTTTTTCGCTTAAATAATCTAAAATTTCTATCCCAATCCCGTCGGCTAAAAAATAATCAAGGATTATTAAATCTATTTTTTCTTCTTGTAGTATCTTAAGCCCTGTCTGAGAAAAGTTAGTCAAAAAAAGAGTAAACTCGTTTTTCAAGCATTCTTTAAGCTGATGCATAACATATTCAGAGTCTTCTAATATGAGGAGATTTTTAGCACCTGATATTTCGGCTTTTAAAACCTCAAGGATTTTTGAGTCTTCTCTTACAGGTATGGAGAAATGAAAACAGGTGCCCTTCCCATACTCACTTTCAACCCAGATTTCACCTTTATGAAGCTCTATTAATTTTTTTGTGATAGCAAGACCAAGGCCTGTCCCTTTTGTAGATTTATAAAAAGGATTATCCAGTTGGGTGAAAGGATTAAACAGCTTAGGGATATCCTCTTTTTTAATCCCTATTCCGGTATCACAGACGCTAAAGATATAGACCTTTTTTGATTTTGACACTTTAATTTCAATCCAGATTTTACCCCCTTCAGGGGTAAATTTAATAGCGTTAGAAATCAGGTTGAGAAAAACCTCCTTTATTAGTTTAGGGTCTACATACAAATTAAAAGAAGAAAATTGAGGGTAGTAAAATTCAAGTTTTTTATTCTGGATAAGGGGTTTTACTATCTCAATAACCTGAAATAACACATCTTTTATGTTTATCTTTTCGGGTTTGAATTCAATTTTTCCAGCTTCTAATTTTGCAAAATCAAGGATGCTGTTCACCTGTTCAAGTAAGGTTTTTCCGGCTATGTAGATTTTTTCAACATAAGGCTTTATATGCTCGGGCACATCTTGTCGCATTTGCAAAATCTGAGAAAACCCTAATATGGCGTTTAAAGGTGTTCTGAGTTCATGACTCATATTGGCTAAAAACATGTCTTTAGCCTTACTGGCAGCTTCTGCTCTATTTGCTAATTCCACAAGGTCGAGTTCTCTTTGCTTTAATAGAATTAGCAGTTTGCTTATACCTAAAAGTAGTTGAACAAGGTCCTTTATGTAAGGTTTGTAAGGGTGGGGATATAGTCTTATGCAAAAATAAACTTTTCTATCATCAAAGACACCAGAAAAACCGTGAACTATATCATAATAGTTATCTTTGGGTTTTTCATACAAAAGACTTAGGTCTTCAATAGCCCATAAAAGAGTGTCTTTTAAAGTTTCCTTTATCGTTTCCGTAAGGTTTATGAATGTTCCTTCTCTAGTTTCTTTTAACTCTTCGTCTTCATAAATCATTTCTGTGATTTTATACAGGAGTTTTATTCCAGAGTTAATTAAAAGCACCATGCCGCAGGCTGTGTCTTGAATAGGTCTGAATAGGGCTTCCAAAATTTCTCGAGAGGTTTTTAAAAATTTTTCATAAATAGTATCTAATTCTTTAAGTTCTCCTTTTTCTACCAGCACTGCCATTTTATATAGATAAGAAAACCAATTTAATTTTAGATTTTTTACTTTTTTTAAAATTTCCTTATCTAACCCTATTTCTTCTTTTTCTATTTTTTGTAAATGTATTAGGAGAGGACATTCTTCAGGGGTTAAAGGGATGTTTTTTTCTTTTAAAACTTTGGTTAAACCTTCTTTCTCATTTAAGTCCCACCAAGCCCGAACTACCTTGACCGCTTTTTCATGAATTTTAACGGCTTTAAAAAGTTCGTTAATCTCTTGCAGTATGCTCTCATAGAAAAACCTATTTATAGGATTTTCATAATATTTTTCGTAAAAAGACAGTTCTACAAATTTGAAAAATTTAGTAATAAAAAGAAAGTTTTCTTTGATAAATTCATCTTTTTGTGCTATTTCATAGATTATAGAATTAAACAAAAGGAATCCGTAGCCTAAGTCTGCAGGTTTAAGTCCTTTTTGGAAATGAACATAAGATGTTTTTTCTATTAAAGCATCTAATTCATTTTTGAGGTCTGGCGAAAACCACAAATTCCTCCAAAATTCTTTCAGTTTTTTTTCAACCCTCGGTAAACCTTTTGCCGGAGATTTATCCTTAAACTCTGGGCGCTTTAAAATTTCTGTAAAAAATCTATAACAAATAAAGTCTTCATATAACCGTAATCTTTCTCCTATTTCTTTTCTTTTGTTTAAGTCCTCTACCTCAGAAAGTAGAAGTTCTTTAACCATCGCTCTCTTCCTGATTTATCAAATTTTCATAAAATACCGAGTAAGATTGTTTTATTAAAAATCCTAATTTCGTCATATCCTATGTTTGATATTTCACCGATACTGGTAAATCCATATATATCAACCTCTTTTTTCTTAGCACATTCAAAAACTTTATCTAGCTCTTTTTGAAAACCATCTTTTCCTAAAAATAACACCCTGGAAACACAGTCAAAAAGAAATCCTAATTTTTCTTTTGAACGCTGAAAGGCTCTTCGAGAGATTTCACAAGCCGAATTTATAAGTTTTTCTGGTTCTCCTTTCATTATAAATATCGTAGAAAACGAGGGGATAGAGCTAACGATCACAAGAGAATTGTTTTTTCCGATTGCTATAGGGTCTCTGATGATAAATTCGTCGTCTTTAAACGAAACCATCCCTAAAGGATATGCCTTGGTGAATTCTTTAAAATTTTCACGGTTTAATTCTATCCCTTCTTTTTCTTTTATCGACTTTTTATAAACCTGAAAAGCAGGCTCTCCGTTGATTTCATACACCACATTTTTTTCGCTTTTTGTTACTACCAAAGGACCATAGATAGGTTCCCAGCCATGTCTAACCTCAGCATTTAGCTTTAAATTTAGTCCTATAAGCAACGCAGAGTCCTGATATGTCCCATTAAAATCAAAAATACAAGGTTTTTGGATGAAATCTTTACTTCCAACCCCAGCTCCTACAATCCTTGAATTTTTTAATATTTTTTCGATCTGTTTGATAAAATCTTCTATATAAGGACTTAACCCGTCTACAAACAACAATATACTTTGATAATCTTTGAGTTCCTCAACTAGATTCAAATCTGGTTTTTCCATGGAAACGACCACAGTTTTTGCGTTTTCGTCTAAGGGGACCAAGATCACCCCTTCCTTGATAAGCTCTCTGTTTGCGATAAGATAAGGGGCCATTATTCCGGCAATCTTAACTTTTTTATTTAAAAATTTATCTATTGTGCTTGTTAAGTTTTTAAACATTCCCTCTGTTAAAAACAACAAATAGTTACCCTTTTCTAACAGCTCAAACTCTTTTTTTGTTTTATATACCTTTATATTAAACGTTTTTCTCTTTTTAATGTATTTATCAAGTGCGTTTTTTACGTCTTCTATGTTTATAGGTTTGGGTATATAATCATCAAACCCTTCTAATAGAAATTTTTCTTTATCTCCTATAATCGTAAATGCAGTATAGGCAATGATAGGAACAGAAGGATTTTTTTCTTTTATTTTTTTTAAAAGTTCAATCCCACCTATTTCAGGTAATGCGATATCAGAAATCACTAAATCAATCTTTTTTGATGAAAATAGATTCAGGGCTTCTTTTCCGTTACCTACTGTTTCTACTTCGACAAAAGGATATAACAATAGGATGATATCTTTTAGAACCGTTTGACTTAATTCATCATCCTCTACTATCAAGACCTTCATTTTTTTCATCCTTATCAGAAAATCGTTCTTTTATTTTTAGAAAACTTTCTATGTTATTTAAAAATAAGTCCAAAAGTTCCGGGTCAAATTGGGTGCCTTTTCCTTCCCTCATTATCTCAATCGCTTTTTCTAAAGGAAAGGCTGGTTTATACACACGAGGAGAGATTAAAGCATCAAAGACATCTACGATAGCTACAATCCTTCCGTAGATATGTATTTCTTCCCCTTTTAATCCATAAGGATATCCCTTCCCATCCCATCTTTCGTGATGCTGAAGTGCTATAATCTTCCCAGCTTTTAATACAGGATACTTCTCTCCTCCATCAAGGATTTTTGCACCTATTATCGTGTGTTGTTTCATAATCTCAAACTCTTCAGGGGTAAGCCTTTCGGGTTTCAAAAGTATAGAATCTGGAATTCCTACCTTTCCTACATCGTGCAAAGGAGAGGCATAAAGGATTAACTCTTGTTCTTCCTTAGGTAGTCCATAAAGTTCTGCGAGTTTTTTAGAACCATGGCTTACCCTCATGATGTGCATACCTGTCTCTATATCTCTAAATTCTGCGGTTTTACCAAGTTTTAGAGCTATTTCATATTCTAATTCTTTGGAAAGTTTTAATGCCTCTTGAAGTTGCTTTGTCCTTTCTTTTACTTGTTCTTCTAAAATAGTAGTAACATTTCTTAAAAAATCGTTGTAATGCTTTATATCAACATAGTTTTTTGTCCTAAGCTTTATCTCTTCGATGTCAAAGGGTTTAGGTATGAAATCGTTTGCCCCTAAGGAAAGAGCCTTTTTCTTCTCTTCTGCGTTTGCGGTTATTACTATCACAGGAATGTATCTAAATTTTTCGTTAGATTTTAAAACCTTTAAAGTTTCGAAGCCGTTCATAACCGGCATCGAAAGGTCAAGAAGGATTACGTCAACGTCCTTCCCAGAATCTAATATTTCTAAAGCCTCTTTACCGTTTTTAGCCCTTAAAAATTCAACCCCAGTATTTTCAGCAAAAGCAAGTTCCAGAAGGTCTAAATTGAGCGGTTCGTCATCAACCGCCAAGATGACCATCTTATTCTTTTTTTCCATCATATAAGCTTAATTTTTTTATCTTAAAATTAATATTAAACTTAAAATATATTTTTACAATCCCAGATTAACGGTAATTTATGGTAGATAGATGTGAATACCGGGAAAACAGACCCTAACATTCGGGATGAAATCCCGAATGTTAGTTTATTAAAGGAGTTCACAAAAAAGATTTTTGATTTTAATTTTCCTTAGCTTTACATTCAGGACAAACACCTATAAACACTACTTGAAAATCCTCTACCTCACAACCTTTAAGTTCATTGGGCAAGGAGAATTGAATTTTTTGAGAAACATCTATTACTTTTTTACAGTATTTACATACAAAATGATGGTGGTTGTGAGTAAAGGCATCAAATCTCTTTTTATAAGGGTCTACTATAATTTCTTTAATGAGACCTTTTTTTACTAATACTTCTAAGGTGTTATACACTGTAGCAAAAGACATACTGGGGAAATTTTGTTTTAAAGCGTTATATATATCTTCTGCCGAGGGATGAGTCTTGTTACCTTCTAAATACTCTAAAATAGCAATCCTCTGAGGGGTTAGCTTTAAACCCAAACTTTTATAAAATTCTAATTTTTTTTCTTCCATCTTTCTCACCTCGTTTGTTTTTGATCTTTTTATTATTTTAAAACGTTTTTTAACTTATTCAAGATTTAATTTTATAAATTTTTAACTCCTAAACAATGATTTTTCAGAATTTCTAAATTTGTAGGGTCTTTAAACAGCGCCTCTACTAAAGGCCATTCTTTGCATTTTTTAGGTTTAACCGGGTGTATGGTACAACTTCTTGTTTTTTTATCAAAAAAAATACAATAACCTTGTTTAGTTTTCATTTCAGTTCTATACTTTCCTACTTTAACCGTATATTTTTGCTTAAATTCTTCCACCGAGAGGTTTAAAAAATTAGCTATCCGATAAATTTCTTCTTCGTTTAAGGAAACGGTGCTTTCTCCTTGGCAACAATTTCCGCAGCGTTGGCATTTAAAATTTTCTAAATTAAGCATATTCTATCGGGTCCTTTACTCCAGCTTCTTTAAAAGCATTAAGTCTTATACGACAAGAGTCACATCTTCCGCAGGCTTTTTCTGTTTGTCTGTAGCAAGACCAGGTAAGATGAAAGGGGGTATTAAGCTTTATACCAAGCTCTACGATTTCCTTTTTAGAAAGATTGATAAGAGGAGTTTCTATAGTGATTTGAGTTTCCGGTTTGGTTCCTTTGTTTACCGCCTGGTTAAAAGCTTGAATAAACTCTTTTCTACAATCTGGATAGCCTGAAAAATCTATTTCATTTACTCCTATAAATATTTTTTTAGCACCTATTACTTCTGCCCAAGCTACCGCTAAGCTTAGAAATACACCGTTTCTAAAAGGCACATAAGTAGAAGGAATCCCCTGTTTTTCGGAACCATTAGGTATTTCAAGCTCTTCTGAAGTAAGGCTTGAACCTCCTATTAGTTTGAAAAAAGGAAGTTCTGCAACTAAATATTTTTGTGGTTTAAAATAATCAATCATTTTATAAAAACAGGTAAGCTCTTTTTTTGCCGCCTTTTGTCCATACTGAAAATGTAAAAAGGCTAACTCATATTCCTGAGCTGCAAGGCTTGCACAAACAGCACTATCCATCCCCGAACTCAACAAAACCACTGCAAATTCTTTTTCCTTTGGTTTAAGCAAAGACATTTTTAATCTCAGGATAAAGCTTTTATTAGAATTTTTCCAAATTTACCACATTTCCTTTTAATTTCAATAATTTTAATTTTTTCAAAAAGCTTTGTTTATAGATTAGGATTCTTTATCTCTGGTTTGTAGTGTTTTTTTGTGTAAAGACTCTTTTGAAGAGGGCATGTTAGTCCCCGATTTAACCTCTATTAAATCCTCAAGTATAATGAACCTTTCAGCTGCCCTCTCATCTGGAAACACTTCTACCACCCTTACCCTTCTTTTTATCTTTTTGCTAACCTCTCAAAGCCTGATTCGTTGCAAACAGCAAAGCCTTTACTTTCTCATCACACAACCAAAATCCCCTTTTTCTAACTCGAGGTACTTTTAAACCTTCTATTTCCCCATATTAATACTTCTTTCCTCAAACATAAAGTTTTCCAAAAGGTTTTTAAGCACCTTATAAAACAAGTTTAAAATCTCTTCTAAGAAAAAGGTAGGTAATCTTCGTTTGTTTCCCTTTGGGGAAGTTATCATACCCTTGGGTATTCTTCAAGGATTTATACACACAATAAAAATAAGTTTTTGGACTGAATGCAAAAAGTAGGGATAAGAGACTTTAGATTTCACGACCTAAGACATACTTTTGCTTCTCATCTTGTTATGTCTGGGATA is a genomic window containing:
- a CDS encoding diguanylate cyclase, translated to MVFTELLACLIPRSALTITVNTTFQELIEKMNQTGETFVILLENHFPTGIFTERDLIRCLAAGVSLDEKVRMYAQKNLVKIREDRPLAIPLTIMIEYGIRRLIVVDQKGNYRGVITHKDIFEILDPDLFKKEITAGHFIKNKPFYYLSPDHTLQDALNLMVEKNIGAVPILEDTGKTVGILTEKDFIFNFELKNLSEKLRNIALKKVYTVSKNEPISYVKIKFKACGVNHLVVVDEEERAIGLLSTRDLLSMAKETYSSYIENKFKQAKDLLYILPEVVLEILDLGYDQVVYWGSAKAQELLGEQINEKSVYEVFDQEDWYRLFGKLKKLNKVHKEPIKTLKGQIFEASGSYLKLQVEGEGKIHLILRDITQNHRFLTDLQTQIEVIKTLINSIDSMILVVDPEDGTFRFYNQMVLSILGYNQEEINQKTIYDLVYLPYQQIKTNLNMVVKEGKEIKSERLYLTKNGDKIPVETYVFKITLDKPYVVISSKVKPIYQIENLNRELSLCKSKEEALSVLYKYLLDFIDTLQFIEINAETGEILSIEVQGDKVLWKGCVEGNINECKAYRTGTLIEHKETFCPILKNEQNIYFFCYPLILEGRVVGVFSLIRKSPFNDLEKENLKKMLTNFSFYFINLYLINKLKEISYTDYLTKVYNRMCVQEFLKKEFNLWKRKGGNLSIILLDLDDFKTINDRFGHFSGDLALQKIAKLLKENTREMDMVGRWGGEEFIIVLPQTSKAEAKKLAERLRLLIERMSIDLEGGTIINITASFGIASLPEDGTILEELYKIADQRLYQAKNLGKNRVIAD
- a CDS encoding ATP-binding protein; the encoded protein is MVKELLLSEVEDLNKRKEIGERLRLYEDFICYRFFTEILKRPEFKDKSPAKGLPRVEKKLKEFWRNLWFSPDLKNELDALIEKTSYVHFQKGLKPADLGYGFLLFNSIIYEIAQKDEFIKENFLFITKFFKFVELSFYEKYYENPINRFFYESILQEINELFKAVKIHEKAVKVVRAWWDLNEKEGLTKVLKEKNIPLTPEECPLLIHLQKIEKEEIGLDKEILKKVKNLKLNWFSYLYKMAVLVEKGELKELDTIYEKFLKTSREILEALFRPIQDTACGMVLLINSGIKLLYKITEMIYEDEELKETREGTFINLTETIKETLKDTLLWAIEDLSLLYEKPKDNYYDIVHGFSGVFDDRKVYFCIRLYPHPYKPYIKDLVQLLLGISKLLILLKQRELDLVELANRAEAASKAKDMFLANMSHELRTPLNAILGFSQILQMRQDVPEHIKPYVEKIYIAGKTLLEQVNSILDFAKLEAGKIEFKPEKINIKDVLFQVIEIVKPLIQNKKLEFYYPQFSSFNLYVDPKLIKEVFLNLISNAIKFTPEGGKIWIEIKVSKSKKVYIFSVCDTGIGIKKEDIPKLFNPFTQLDNPFYKSTKGTGLGLAITKKLIELHKGEIWVESEYGKGTCFHFSIPVREDSKILEVLKAEISGAKNLLILEDSEYVMHQLKECLKNEFTLFLTNFSQTGLKILQEEKIDLIILDYFLADGIGIEILDYLSEKNSKIPVILISAESKVEELLNKHPYKNVRFLIKSGIDCNEVQSLVRDIILKKRD
- a CDS encoding response regulator, coding for MKVLIVEDDELSQTVLKDIILLLYPFVEVETVGNGKEALNLFSSKKIDLVISDIALPEIGGIELLKKIKEKNPSVPIIAYTAFTIIGDKEKFLLEGFDDYIPKPINIEDVKNALDKYIKKRKTFNIKVYKTKKEFELLEKGNYLLFLTEGMFKNLTSTIDKFLNKKVKIAGIMAPYLIANRELIKEGVILVPLDENAKTVVVSMEKPDLNLVEELKDYQSILLFVDGLSPYIEDFIKQIEKILKNSRIVGAGVGSKDFIQKPCIFDFNGTYQDSALLIGLNLKLNAEVRHGWEPIYGPLVVTKSEKNVVYEINGEPAFQVYKKSIKEKEGIELNRENFKEFTKAYPLGMVSFKDDEFIIRDPIAIGKNNSLVIVSSIPSFSTIFIMKGEPEKLINSACEISRRAFQRSKEKLGFLFDCVSRVLFLGKDGFQKELDKVFECAKKKEVDIYGFTSIGEISNIGYDEIRIFNKTILLGIL
- a CDS encoding HD domain-containing phosphohydrolase — translated: MEKKNKMVILAVDDEPLNLDLLELAFAENTGVEFLRAKNGKEALEILDSGKDVDVILLDLSMPVMNGFETLKVLKSNEKFRYIPVIVITANAEEKKKALSLGANDFIPKPFDIEEIKLRTKNYVDIKHYNDFLRNVTTILEEQVKERTKQLQEALKLSKELEYEIALKLGKTAEFRDIETGMHIMRVSHGSKKLAELYGLPKEEQELILYASPLHDVGKVGIPDSILLKPERLTPEEFEIMKQHTIIGAKILDGGEKYPVLKAGKIIALQHHERWDGKGYPYGLKGEEIHIYGRIVAIVDVFDALISPRVYKPAFPLEKAIEIMREGKGTQFDPELLDLFLNNIESFLKIKERFSDKDEKNEGLDSRG
- a CDS encoding Fur family transcriptional regulator; protein product: MEEKKLEFYKSLGLKLTPQRIAILEYLEGNKTHPSAEDIYNALKQNFPSMSFATVYNTLEVLVKKGLIKEIIVDPYKKRFDAFTHNHHHFVCKYCKKVIDVSQKIQFSLPNELKGCEVEDFQVVFIGVCPECKAKEN
- a CDS encoding YkgJ family cysteine cluster protein, which gives rise to MLNLENFKCQRCGNCCQGESTVSLNEEEIYRIANFLNLSVEEFKQKYTVKVGKYRTEMKTKQGYCIFFDKKTRSCTIHPVKPKKCKEWPLVEALFKDPTNLEILKNHCLGVKNL
- the queC gene encoding 7-cyano-7-deazaguanine synthase QueC, yielding MSLLKPKEKEFAVVLLSSGMDSAVCASLAAQEYELAFLHFQYGQKAAKKELTCFYKMIDYFKPQKYLVAELPFFKLIGGSSLTSEELEIPNGSEKQGIPSTYVPFRNGVFLSLAVAWAEVIGAKKIFIGVNEIDFSGYPDCRKEFIQAFNQAVNKGTKPETQITIETPLINLSKKEIVELGIKLNTPFHLTWSCYRQTEKACGRCDSCRIRLNAFKEAGVKDPIEYA